The following are encoded together in the Methylomonas methanica MC09 genome:
- the dapC gene encoding succinyldiaminopimelate transaminase encodes MNPHLQLLHPYPFEKLAELKQGITPPAHKAHIALSIGEPKHATPAFIQEALVRHLQGLTQYPTTKGLPELRQAIADWIGRRFAIPAEHIDADTQVMPVNGTREALFAIVQAVVDPREKPVVIMPNPFYQIYEGAALLAGAEPYYLNTLEADGYLPDFNSVPEAIWQRCQLIFICSPGNPTGTVMSQADHEKLLELATRYNFVIASDECYTELYDDEALPPRGLLQSAYQAGMIDFKNCVIFQSLSKRSNAPGLRSGFVAGDAEILRQFLKYRTYHGCPMPVTTQHASIAAWRDEAHVQQNRQLYRDKFTAFIEILQDVCEISRPPASFYIWLKTALPDTEFALQLFAQQNITVLPGSYLSRDSGGINPGANHVRIALVAPLEECVEAAQRIKAFILGESE; translated from the coding sequence ATGAATCCGCATTTACAGTTACTGCATCCGTATCCGTTTGAAAAACTGGCCGAATTAAAACAAGGTATCACGCCCCCCGCGCACAAGGCCCATATTGCCTTGTCGATCGGCGAACCCAAGCATGCCACGCCGGCGTTTATTCAAGAGGCTTTGGTGCGGCATCTGCAAGGTTTGACTCAATATCCCACCACTAAAGGCCTGCCGGAATTACGTCAGGCTATTGCTGACTGGATCGGTCGCCGTTTTGCAATACCCGCCGAACATATCGATGCGGATACCCAGGTAATGCCGGTCAACGGTACCCGGGAAGCCTTGTTTGCGATTGTGCAGGCGGTGGTCGATCCGCGCGAAAAGCCGGTGGTCATCATGCCCAATCCGTTTTACCAAATATACGAAGGTGCGGCCCTATTGGCCGGAGCCGAGCCGTATTATTTGAATACGCTGGAAGCAGACGGCTATTTGCCGGATTTCAATAGCGTGCCGGAAGCGATATGGCAGCGCTGCCAATTGATTTTTATCTGTTCCCCCGGTAACCCGACCGGCACTGTAATGTCGCAAGCCGATCACGAGAAGCTGCTGGAGCTGGCCACCCGCTATAATTTCGTCATTGCTTCGGACGAATGTTACACCGAGCTGTACGACGACGAAGCGTTGCCGCCGCGCGGTTTACTGCAAAGCGCCTATCAGGCCGGCATGATCGACTTTAAAAATTGCGTGATTTTTCAAAGTCTCTCCAAGCGTTCAAACGCGCCGGGCTTGCGTTCGGGGTTTGTGGCGGGCGATGCGGAGATTTTGCGACAGTTTCTAAAATACCGCACCTACCATGGCTGCCCAATGCCGGTCACGACGCAACATGCCAGCATTGCCGCTTGGCGCGATGAGGCGCACGTTCAGCAGAATCGTCAGCTATACCGGGATAAATTCACGGCGTTTATCGAAATATTGCAGGATGTTTGTGAAATCAGCCGGCCGCCGGCCAGTTTTTATATCTGGCTGAAGACCGCGTTACCGGATACCGAATTTGCGCTGCAACTGTTTGCCCAACAAAACATCACGGTATTGCCGGGAAGTTATCTGTCCCGCGACAGCGGCGGCATCAATCCCGGCGCTAATCATGTGCGTATCGCCTTGGTAGCGCCACTGGAAGAGTGTGTCGAGGCCGCGCAACGCATAAAAGCTTTCATTTTGGGCGAAAGCGAATAG
- a CDS encoding M48 family metallopeptidase → MLKKTLLTAVIAMTMSACVTSPTGRSQFIFMPDNQVNQMGLQAFDSMKSKNPLSKNQRYSQFAQCVAYSLTREVGGQWEVVVFEDDTLNAFALPGNKIGVHSGLINLVDNQDQLAAVIGHEIGHVLSRHSNERLSQETAVSTGLSMVQAVAQPQTALGQTALGLLGVGAQYGVILPYSRIHETEADTIGLDLMAKAGFDPRQSINLWLKMDKAAQGGQPIEFMSTHPSHASRIDNLNQHMNQALQLQQQAWNMGKQPRCAK, encoded by the coding sequence ATGTTGAAAAAAACGTTACTTACGGCCGTCATCGCAATGACGATGAGTGCTTGCGTGACCAGTCCGACCGGCAGGTCGCAGTTCATCTTCATGCCGGACAATCAGGTCAATCAAATGGGTTTGCAGGCTTTTGACAGTATGAAAAGCAAAAATCCGCTTAGCAAAAATCAGCGCTACAGTCAGTTCGCCCAGTGCGTGGCCTATAGTCTCACGCGCGAAGTGGGCGGGCAGTGGGAAGTGGTGGTGTTTGAGGACGACACGTTAAACGCCTTTGCCTTGCCCGGCAATAAAATCGGCGTGCATTCCGGCTTGATCAATTTAGTGGACAACCAGGATCAGCTGGCAGCGGTGATCGGGCATGAAATCGGCCACGTATTATCGCGGCACAGCAACGAGCGTTTGTCTCAGGAAACGGCTGTAAGCACCGGGCTGAGCATGGTGCAGGCGGTAGCCCAGCCGCAAACGGCGCTGGGGCAGACAGCATTGGGTTTGCTGGGTGTGGGCGCGCAATATGGGGTGATTTTGCCTTATAGCCGCATTCACGAAACCGAAGCCGATACCATAGGACTGGATTTAATGGCGAAGGCCGGTTTCGATCCGCGCCAGAGTATCAATCTGTGGCTGAAAATGGATAAAGCGGCGCAAGGCGGCCAGCCGATCGAGTTTATGTCGACGCATCCATCGCATGCCAGCCGTATCGATAATCTCAATCAACACATGAACCAAGCTCTCCAGCTACAGCAACAAGCCTGGAATATGGGTAAACAACCGCGTTGCGCCAAATAA
- a CDS encoding CinA family protein: MDNALYNLSESLGHKLRSRGWQLALAESCTGGGIAKALTDVPGSSAWFDRGFVTYSNAAKVDMLGVSQATLDAKGAVSEETALEMVKGALAHSLADLAVAVTGIAGPDGGTGEKPVGTVFISWQVRGQQGRCVKQLFAGDRLHVRRQVVLFCLQQVCRLADAPDNSPCDYP, from the coding sequence GTGGATAACGCGCTATATAACCTGTCGGAATCGCTGGGCCATAAGCTGCGAAGTCGCGGCTGGCAATTGGCTTTAGCGGAATCTTGTACCGGGGGAGGCATAGCCAAAGCCCTAACCGATGTGCCGGGCAGTTCCGCTTGGTTCGATCGCGGTTTTGTCACATATAGCAATGCAGCCAAGGTCGATATGCTGGGCGTCAGTCAGGCAACCTTAGATGCAAAAGGTGCGGTGAGTGAAGAAACGGCATTGGAGATGGTGAAAGGCGCGTTGGCCCATAGCTTGGCCGATTTGGCCGTGGCAGTGACCGGTATAGCCGGGCCGGATGGCGGTACCGGCGAAAAACCGGTCGGCACGGTGTTTATTTCCTGGCAAGTGCGCGGGCAGCAGGGGCGTTGCGTTAAGCAGCTGTTTGCGGGGGATAGGTTGCATGTGCGACGGCAAGTGGTGCTGTTTTGTTTGCAACAGGTTTGCCGTCTTGCCGATGCGCCCGATAATTCGCCCTGCGATTACCCGTAG
- the dapD gene encoding 2,3,4,5-tetrahydropyridine-2,6-dicarboxylate N-succinyltransferase yields the protein MSNLETIINDAFENRADISPTSVSAEIRAAVNEALEMLDKGQARVAEKKDGDWVTNQWLKKAVLLSFRINENKVIESGDVRYYDKVPTKFGQYSEDEFAKAGVRVVPNAVARYGSYVAPGAILMPSYVNIGAYVDSGTMVDTWVTVGSCAQIGKNVHLSGGVGIGGVLEPLQANPTIIGDNCFIGARSEIVEGVIVEDNCVVSMGVYIGQSTKIFNRMTGEISYGRIPAGSVVVSGNLPSKDGSHSLYCAVIIKQVDEKTRSKTGINELLRD from the coding sequence ATGTCAAATCTGGAAACCATTATTAACGACGCCTTTGAAAATCGCGCCGACATTAGTCCTACTAGCGTTTCAGCCGAAATCCGCGCGGCAGTAAACGAAGCACTGGAGATGCTGGACAAGGGGCAAGCCCGAGTCGCCGAGAAAAAAGACGGCGACTGGGTAACCAATCAATGGCTGAAAAAAGCCGTGTTGTTGTCGTTCCGGATCAATGAAAACAAAGTGATCGAAAGCGGCGACGTACGTTATTACGATAAAGTACCGACTAAATTCGGCCAGTACAGCGAAGACGAATTTGCTAAAGCCGGCGTGCGGGTGGTACCGAATGCGGTGGCTCGTTACGGCTCCTACGTGGCTCCAGGTGCCATTTTAATGCCGTCTTATGTGAATATCGGCGCCTATGTCGACAGCGGCACCATGGTCGATACCTGGGTTACCGTCGGTTCCTGTGCGCAAATCGGTAAGAACGTGCATTTGTCCGGCGGCGTTGGCATCGGCGGCGTTTTGGAGCCGTTGCAAGCCAATCCGACCATCATCGGCGACAACTGCTTCATCGGTGCGCGTTCGGAAATCGTCGAAGGCGTTATCGTGGAAGATAACTGCGTGGTATCGATGGGTGTCTACATTGGTCAAAGTACCAAAATCTTTAACCGTATGACCGGTGAAATCAGCTATGGCCGTATTCCCGCCGGTTCCGTGGTGGTTTCCGGCAACCTGCCGTCCAAAGACGGCAGCCATAGTCTGTATTGCGCGGTGATTATCAAGCAAGTCGATGAGAAAACCCGCAGTAAAACCGGTATTAACGAATTGTTGCGGGATTAA